The following are encoded together in the Nyctibius grandis isolate bNycGra1 chromosome 5, bNycGra1.pri, whole genome shotgun sequence genome:
- the YEATS4 gene encoding YEATS domain-containing protein 4, whose amino-acid sequence MFKRMAEFGPDSGGRVKGVTIVKPIVYGNVARYFGKKREEDGHTHQWTVYVKPYRNEDMSAYVKKIQFKLHESYGNPLRVVTKPPYEITETGWGEFEIIIKIFFIDPNERPVTLYHLLKLFQSDTNAILGKKTVVSEFYDEMIFQDPTAMMQQLLTTSRQLTLGAYKHETEFADLEVKTREKLEAAKKKTSFEIAELKERLKASRETINCLKNEIRKLEEDDQSKDM is encoded by the exons ATGTTCAAGAGAATGGCTGAGTTCGGGCCTGACTCCGGGGGCAGGGTGAAG gGCGTTACCATTGTGAAGCCGATCGTGTATGGAAACGTGGCGCGGtattttgggaagaaaagggaagaagatgGTCACACGCACCAGTGGACGGTTTACGTCAAGCCTTATCGAAACGAG GATATGTCTGCCTATGTGAAGAAAATTCAATTCAAGTTGCATGAAAGCTACGGTAATCCTTTAAGAG TTGTTACCAAACCACCGTATGAAATCACCGAAACAGGCTGGGGTGAATTTGAAATAATcattaagatatttttcattGATCCAAATGAAAGACCT GTAACCTTGTATCACTTGCTGAAGCTTTTTCAGTCTGATACCAATGCCATCCTGGGAAAGAAAACTGTCGTTTCTGAATTCTATGATGAAATG ATATTTCAAGATCCTACTGCAATGATGCAGCAGCTGTTAACAACGTCTCGTCAGCTAACACTAGGTGCTTATAAGCATGAAACAGAGT TTGCCGATCTTGAAGTGAAAACCAGGGAAAAGCTGGAAGCtgccaaaaagaaaactagTTTTGAAATTGCTGAGCTTAAAGAAAGACTAAAAGCAAGTCGTGAAACCATCAATTGTTTAAAGAATGAAATCAGAAAACTTGAAGAAGATGATCAGTCTAAAGATATGTGA